A stretch of Prunus dulcis chromosome 6, ALMONDv2, whole genome shotgun sequence DNA encodes these proteins:
- the LOC117630216 gene encoding zinc finger protein CO3 isoform X1 yields MYGHNSTAFPRAADFQFQGSPPAHPLLYHEQLLVSAEFSNSCSSSSSSYCASPISSGTGGGATLIQRSVSSHSLQKTSCGTHRLVSDLLESETGPVRRVYSTGDLDLQLINNMNNGMPQQLQYCGYNRSSSETSPLSSESSMIIEGMSKACPYNPEEKKERIERYRNKRNLRNFNKTIKYACRKTLADSRPRIRGRFARNDEIEKNSPVQWSHISGEEDEEDCDSWINLLDAFSSIESNSMI; encoded by the exons ATGTACGGACACAACAGCACCGCATTTCCACGCGCCGCCGACTTCCAGTTCCAGGGCTCGCCACCGGCTCATCCGTTGCTTTATCATGAGCAGCTGCTCGTCTCGGCTGAGTTCAGCAACAGCTGCAGCAGCAGCTCCAGCAGCTACTGCGCCTCCCCGATCAGCAGCGGGACTGGTGGTGGCGCTACGCTGATTCAGCGCAGCGTCAGCAGCCATTCGCTCCAGAAGACTTCTTGCGGGACTCACAGGCTAGTCTCCGACTTGCTTGAGTCGGAGACCGGCCCCGTCCGCAGGGTTTACAGCACCGGAGACTTGGATTTGCAG CTGATAAATAATATGAACAATGGAATGCCACAGCAATTGCAATATTGCGGTTACAATAGATCATCATCAGAAACTAGTCCCTTGTCGAGTGAGAGCAGTATGATCATAGAAGGGATGAGCAAAGCCTGTCCATATAATCCtgaggagaagaaagagagaattgAGAGGTATAGAAACAAGCGCAACCTCAGGAACTTCAACAAGACCATTAAG TATGCTTGCCGGAAGACGTTGGCGGACAGCCGGCCACGCATCAGAGGACGATTTGCAAGGAATGATGAAATTGAGAAGAACTCTCCTGTTCAGTGGAGTCACATAAGTGGGGAGGAAGACGAGGAGGACTGCGATAGTTGGATCAACCTTCTGGATGCATTCTCTTCTATTGAATCTAATTCCATGATCTAG
- the LOC117630216 gene encoding uncharacterized protein LOC117630216 isoform X2 gives MYGHNSTAFPRAADFQFQGSPPAHPLLYHEQLLVSAEFSNSCSSSSSSYCASPISSGTGGGATLIQRSVSSHSLQKTSCGTHRLVSDLLESETGPVRRVYSTGDLDLQLINNMNNGMPQQLQYCGYNRSSSETSPLSSESSMIIEGMSKACPYNPEEKKERIERYRNKRNLRNFNKTIKVVITDVQPSIVLLFGRLFEIVNFPKRECMLAGRRWRTAGHASEDDLQGMMKLRRTLLFSGVT, from the exons ATGTACGGACACAACAGCACCGCATTTCCACGCGCCGCCGACTTCCAGTTCCAGGGCTCGCCACCGGCTCATCCGTTGCTTTATCATGAGCAGCTGCTCGTCTCGGCTGAGTTCAGCAACAGCTGCAGCAGCAGCTCCAGCAGCTACTGCGCCTCCCCGATCAGCAGCGGGACTGGTGGTGGCGCTACGCTGATTCAGCGCAGCGTCAGCAGCCATTCGCTCCAGAAGACTTCTTGCGGGACTCACAGGCTAGTCTCCGACTTGCTTGAGTCGGAGACCGGCCCCGTCCGCAGGGTTTACAGCACCGGAGACTTGGATTTGCAG CTGATAAATAATATGAACAATGGAATGCCACAGCAATTGCAATATTGCGGTTACAATAGATCATCATCAGAAACTAGTCCCTTGTCGAGTGAGAGCAGTATGATCATAGAAGGGATGAGCAAAGCCTGTCCATATAATCCtgaggagaagaaagagagaattgAGAGGTATAGAAACAAGCGCAACCTCAGGAACTTCAACAAGACCATTAAG GTCGTAATAACAGACGTTCAACCTTCTATTGTCTTACTCTTTGGACGTCTGTTTGAAATTGTAAACTTTCCCAAGAGAGAGTG TATGCTTGCCGGAAGACGTTGGCGGACAGCCGGCCACGCATCAGAGGACGATTTGCAAGGAATGATGAAATTGAGAAGAACTCTCCTGTTCAGTGGAGTCACATAA
- the LOC117630209 gene encoding protein GAMETOPHYTE DEFECTIVE 1 isoform X3, giving the protein MAFFDLSIPYTDPSPPDRSSITRAKLVTKALELGYSGVAYNRMIKGVMSDRDRCSIPLLTIASFLKHSPLLLSNVNFHRDLLGLPRASPFRQYTRLTVCTETPAQSQALNSGNPILKTYDLVAVKPLNQSAFELACEKLEVDIIAIDFSDKLPFRLKMPMVKAAIERGVFFEITYANIIADDQARKQIITNAKLLVDWTRGRNLIVSSAAPTANEFRGPYDVANLMSLLGLSMERAKMAISRNCRTIISNAMRKKHFFKEAIRVEVVSSGQEIDTNKPWSIDSFKWDPISSGDGDILLDDLAKSFTTSINKVSKTTKAIDFASVIDSMPSLGFQVKDVISGSGVVASQSMRTCKSIVSASEAIEQSVVTAEVPEQPDRLCFPQSGQTSLSDSLLEQQMFDCQNPQKSYSSSDTTKAFIDAMEIEAPTITTEAKPKNPDGTDGYRYSCSS; this is encoded by the exons ATGGCCTTCTTCGACCTCAGCATACCCTACACAGATCCCTCGCCACCCGACCGGTCGTCAATAACACGTGCAAAGCTCGTGACTAAGGCCTTGGAGCTAGGCTACTCCGGCGTCGCCTACAACCGTATGATCAAGGGCGTGATGTCCGATCGCGACCGTTGCTCGATCCCCCTCCTCACCATCGCTTCCTTCCTCAAACactctcctctcctcctctcCAACGTTAACTTCCACCGCGACCTCCTCGGCCTCCCACGCGCCTCCCCTTTCCGCCAGTACACGCGCCTCACTGTCTGCACCGAGACCCCGGCCCAGTCCCAGGCCCTCAATTCCGGTAATCCCATTTTGAAAACCTACGATTTGGTCGCTGTCAAGCCCTTGAATCAGTCCGCCTTCGAACTCGCCTGTGAAAAATTGGAG GTAGATATAATTGCGATTGATTTCTCGGACAAGTTACCTTTTCGTTTGAAGATGCCTATGGTTAAAGCTGCAATTGAG CGTGGAGTGTTTTTCGAGATCACATATGCTAATATCATTGCCGATGATCAAGCGAGAAAGCAAATAATAACCAATGCTAAG TTACTGGTAGATTGGACTCGAGGAAGGAATCTAATAGTTTCAAGTGCTGCCCCAACCGCAAATGAATTTAGGGGGCCATATGATGTTGCCAACTTAATGTCATTGCTTGGTCTCTCAATGGAGCGAGCTAAAATGGCTATTTCAAGAAATTGTAG GACTATAATATCTAATGCTATGAGAAAGAAACACTTTTTCAAGGAAGCCATAAGAGTCGAAGTTGTATCATCAGGTCAAGAAATTGACACGAACAAACCTTGGTCTATTGACTCGTTTAAATGGGATCCCATCTCTAGTGGGGATGGTGACATTCTATTAGACGATTTGGCCAAGTCTTTCACTACCTCCATTAATAAAGTATCCAAGACTACAAAAGCCATTGATTTTGCTTCAGTCATTGACAGCATGCCATCACTTGGATTTCAAGTCAAGGATGTGATATCTGGATCTGGTGTGGTTGCGTCCCAATCAATGCGTACTTGTAAAAGCATTGTTTCTGCTTCTGAGGCAATTGAGCAATCAGTCGTGACTGCTGAGGTGCCAGAACAGCCTGACAGGCTATGTTTTCCTCAATCAGGTCAAACTTCTCTGAGTGATAGTCTGTTGGAGCAACAAATGTTTGACTGTCAAAATCCTCAgaaatcatattcatcttctgATACTACCAAAGCTTTTATTGATGCTATGGAAATTGAAGCTCCTACAATAACCACAGAAGCAAAACCAAAGAATCCAGATGGCACAGATG GATACAGATATTCCTGCTCCTCATAA
- the LOC117630209 gene encoding protein GAMETOPHYTE DEFECTIVE 1 isoform X1: MAFFDLSIPYTDPSPPDRSSITRAKLVTKALELGYSGVAYNRMIKGVMSDRDRCSIPLLTIASFLKHSPLLLSNVNFHRDLLGLPRASPFRQYTRLTVCTETPAQSQALNSGNPILKTYDLVAVKPLNQSAFELACEKLEVDIIAIDFSDKLPFRLKMPMVKAAIERGVFFEITYANIIADDQARKQIITNAKLLVDWTRGRNLIVSSAAPTANEFRGPYDVANLMSLLGLSMERAKMAISRNCRTIISNAMRKKHFFKEAIRVEVVSSGQEIDTNKPWSIDSFKWDPISSGDGDILLDDLAKSFTTSINKVSKTTKAIDFASVIDSMPSLGFQVKDVISGSGVVASQSMRTCKSIVSASEAIEQSVVTAEVPEQPDRLCFPQSGQTSLSDSLLEQQMFDCQNPQKSYSSSDTTKAFIDAMEIEAPTITTEAKPKNPDGTDGNFDLITTEIHDFQPQKCVTNRELNVVPANDNLTFHTLEIGLDAACNANSEVEISTNYQDTDIPAPHNEEAKCVKGSDTQSDVMDEILTVVDVECKEEKSLLLNSSSLPTSENEQFRESGDDAIILANQVPVLQSNDGMTIIGDYSVATHSSAEVTMEGEEHGKVDTEMNDPALIQSIPDDAGKSRPKRKTPYQAKTFPLKRLLHTIPFKKTRKSKRKIKMA; encoded by the exons ATGGCCTTCTTCGACCTCAGCATACCCTACACAGATCCCTCGCCACCCGACCGGTCGTCAATAACACGTGCAAAGCTCGTGACTAAGGCCTTGGAGCTAGGCTACTCCGGCGTCGCCTACAACCGTATGATCAAGGGCGTGATGTCCGATCGCGACCGTTGCTCGATCCCCCTCCTCACCATCGCTTCCTTCCTCAAACactctcctctcctcctctcCAACGTTAACTTCCACCGCGACCTCCTCGGCCTCCCACGCGCCTCCCCTTTCCGCCAGTACACGCGCCTCACTGTCTGCACCGAGACCCCGGCCCAGTCCCAGGCCCTCAATTCCGGTAATCCCATTTTGAAAACCTACGATTTGGTCGCTGTCAAGCCCTTGAATCAGTCCGCCTTCGAACTCGCCTGTGAAAAATTGGAG GTAGATATAATTGCGATTGATTTCTCGGACAAGTTACCTTTTCGTTTGAAGATGCCTATGGTTAAAGCTGCAATTGAG CGTGGAGTGTTTTTCGAGATCACATATGCTAATATCATTGCCGATGATCAAGCGAGAAAGCAAATAATAACCAATGCTAAG TTACTGGTAGATTGGACTCGAGGAAGGAATCTAATAGTTTCAAGTGCTGCCCCAACCGCAAATGAATTTAGGGGGCCATATGATGTTGCCAACTTAATGTCATTGCTTGGTCTCTCAATGGAGCGAGCTAAAATGGCTATTTCAAGAAATTGTAG GACTATAATATCTAATGCTATGAGAAAGAAACACTTTTTCAAGGAAGCCATAAGAGTCGAAGTTGTATCATCAGGTCAAGAAATTGACACGAACAAACCTTGGTCTATTGACTCGTTTAAATGGGATCCCATCTCTAGTGGGGATGGTGACATTCTATTAGACGATTTGGCCAAGTCTTTCACTACCTCCATTAATAAAGTATCCAAGACTACAAAAGCCATTGATTTTGCTTCAGTCATTGACAGCATGCCATCACTTGGATTTCAAGTCAAGGATGTGATATCTGGATCTGGTGTGGTTGCGTCCCAATCAATGCGTACTTGTAAAAGCATTGTTTCTGCTTCTGAGGCAATTGAGCAATCAGTCGTGACTGCTGAGGTGCCAGAACAGCCTGACAGGCTATGTTTTCCTCAATCAGGTCAAACTTCTCTGAGTGATAGTCTGTTGGAGCAACAAATGTTTGACTGTCAAAATCCTCAgaaatcatattcatcttctgATACTACCAAAGCTTTTATTGATGCTATGGAAATTGAAGCTCCTACAATAACCACAGAAGCAAAACCAAAGAATCCAGATGGCACAGATGGTAATTTTGACTTGATTACAACAGAAATTCATGATTTTCAACCACAGAAGTGTGTGACTAATCGCGAATTGAATGTTGTGCCAGCTAATGATAATTTAACATTTCACACATTAGAGATTGGGTTAGATGCTGCTTGTAATGCTAATTCTGAAGTTGAAATTTCCACTAATTATCAGGATACAGATATTCCTGCTCCTCATAATGAAGAGGCTAAGTGTGTTAAAGGTTCTGATACCCAAAGTGATGTGATGGACGAAATTTTAACAGTGGTAGATGTGGAAtgtaaagaagaaaagtctTTGTTGTTGAATTCATCATCATTGCCCACTTCAGAGAATGAACAATTTAGGGAATCTGGGGATGATGCAATTATACTTGCAAATCAAGTTCCTGTTCTGCAGTCCAATGATGGTATGACAATAATTGGTGATTATTCAGTTGCAACTCATTCCTCAGCAGAGGTGACAATGGAAGGGGAAGAACATGGGAAAGTTGATACTGAAATGAACGATCCAGCCTTAATTCAATCCATACCAG ATGATGCAGGGAAATCTAGACCGAAAAGGAAGACACCTTATCAAGCGAAGACCTTTCCTCTCAAGCGATTGTTGCATACTATACCTTTCAAGAAGACTcggaaaagtaaaagaaaaataaagatggcATGA
- the LOC117630209 gene encoding protein GAMETOPHYTE DEFECTIVE 1 isoform X2: MAFFDLSIPYTDPSPPDRSSITRAKLVTKALELGYSGVAYNRMIKGVMSDRDRCSIPLLTIASFLKHSPLLLSNVNFHRDLLGLPRASPFRQYTRLTVCTETPAQSQALNSGNPILKTYDLVAVKPLNQSAFELACEKLEVDIIAIDFSDKLPFRLKMPMVKAAIERGVFFEITYANIIADDQARKQIITNAKLLVDWTRGRNLIVSSAAPTANEFRGPYDVANLMSLLGLSMERAKMAISRNCRTIISNAMRKKHFFKEAIRVEVVSSGQEIDTNKPWSIDSFKWDPISSGDGDILLDDLAKSFTTSINKVSKTTKAIDFASVIDSMPSLGFQVKDVISGSGVVASQSMRTCKSIVSASEAIEQSVVTAEVPEQPDRLCFPQSGQTSLSDSLLEQQMFDCQNPQKSYSSSDTTKAFIDAMEIEAPTITTEAKPKNPDGTDGNFDLITTEIHDFQPQKCVTNRELNVVPANDNLTFHTLEIGLDAACNANSEVEISTNYQDTDIPAPHNEEAKCVKGSDTQSDVMDEILTVVDVECKEEKSLLLNSSSLPTSENEQFRESGDDAIILANQVPVLQSNDGMTIIGDYSVATHSSAEVTMEGEEHGKVDTEMNDPALIQSIPGKSRPKRKTPYQAKTFPLKRLLHTIPFKKTRKSKRKIKMA; the protein is encoded by the exons ATGGCCTTCTTCGACCTCAGCATACCCTACACAGATCCCTCGCCACCCGACCGGTCGTCAATAACACGTGCAAAGCTCGTGACTAAGGCCTTGGAGCTAGGCTACTCCGGCGTCGCCTACAACCGTATGATCAAGGGCGTGATGTCCGATCGCGACCGTTGCTCGATCCCCCTCCTCACCATCGCTTCCTTCCTCAAACactctcctctcctcctctcCAACGTTAACTTCCACCGCGACCTCCTCGGCCTCCCACGCGCCTCCCCTTTCCGCCAGTACACGCGCCTCACTGTCTGCACCGAGACCCCGGCCCAGTCCCAGGCCCTCAATTCCGGTAATCCCATTTTGAAAACCTACGATTTGGTCGCTGTCAAGCCCTTGAATCAGTCCGCCTTCGAACTCGCCTGTGAAAAATTGGAG GTAGATATAATTGCGATTGATTTCTCGGACAAGTTACCTTTTCGTTTGAAGATGCCTATGGTTAAAGCTGCAATTGAG CGTGGAGTGTTTTTCGAGATCACATATGCTAATATCATTGCCGATGATCAAGCGAGAAAGCAAATAATAACCAATGCTAAG TTACTGGTAGATTGGACTCGAGGAAGGAATCTAATAGTTTCAAGTGCTGCCCCAACCGCAAATGAATTTAGGGGGCCATATGATGTTGCCAACTTAATGTCATTGCTTGGTCTCTCAATGGAGCGAGCTAAAATGGCTATTTCAAGAAATTGTAG GACTATAATATCTAATGCTATGAGAAAGAAACACTTTTTCAAGGAAGCCATAAGAGTCGAAGTTGTATCATCAGGTCAAGAAATTGACACGAACAAACCTTGGTCTATTGACTCGTTTAAATGGGATCCCATCTCTAGTGGGGATGGTGACATTCTATTAGACGATTTGGCCAAGTCTTTCACTACCTCCATTAATAAAGTATCCAAGACTACAAAAGCCATTGATTTTGCTTCAGTCATTGACAGCATGCCATCACTTGGATTTCAAGTCAAGGATGTGATATCTGGATCTGGTGTGGTTGCGTCCCAATCAATGCGTACTTGTAAAAGCATTGTTTCTGCTTCTGAGGCAATTGAGCAATCAGTCGTGACTGCTGAGGTGCCAGAACAGCCTGACAGGCTATGTTTTCCTCAATCAGGTCAAACTTCTCTGAGTGATAGTCTGTTGGAGCAACAAATGTTTGACTGTCAAAATCCTCAgaaatcatattcatcttctgATACTACCAAAGCTTTTATTGATGCTATGGAAATTGAAGCTCCTACAATAACCACAGAAGCAAAACCAAAGAATCCAGATGGCACAGATGGTAATTTTGACTTGATTACAACAGAAATTCATGATTTTCAACCACAGAAGTGTGTGACTAATCGCGAATTGAATGTTGTGCCAGCTAATGATAATTTAACATTTCACACATTAGAGATTGGGTTAGATGCTGCTTGTAATGCTAATTCTGAAGTTGAAATTTCCACTAATTATCAGGATACAGATATTCCTGCTCCTCATAATGAAGAGGCTAAGTGTGTTAAAGGTTCTGATACCCAAAGTGATGTGATGGACGAAATTTTAACAGTGGTAGATGTGGAAtgtaaagaagaaaagtctTTGTTGTTGAATTCATCATCATTGCCCACTTCAGAGAATGAACAATTTAGGGAATCTGGGGATGATGCAATTATACTTGCAAATCAAGTTCCTGTTCTGCAGTCCAATGATGGTATGACAATAATTGGTGATTATTCAGTTGCAACTCATTCCTCAGCAGAGGTGACAATGGAAGGGGAAGAACATGGGAAAGTTGATACTGAAATGAACGATCCAGCCTTAATTCAATCCATACCAG GGAAATCTAGACCGAAAAGGAAGACACCTTATCAAGCGAAGACCTTTCCTCTCAAGCGATTGTTGCATACTATACCTTTCAAGAAGACTcggaaaagtaaaagaaaaataaagatggcATGA
- the LOC117630216 gene encoding uncharacterized protein LOC117630216 isoform X4, translated as MYGHNSTAFPRAADFQFQGSPPAHPLLYHEQLLVSAEFSNSCSSSSSSYCASPISSGTGGGATLIQRSVSSHSLQKTSCGTHRLVSDLLESETGPVRRVYSTGDLDLQLINNMNNGMPQQLQYCGYNRSSSETSPLSSESSMIIEGMSKACPYNPEEKKERIESMLAGRRWRTAGHASEDDLQGMMKLRRTLLFSGVT; from the exons ATGTACGGACACAACAGCACCGCATTTCCACGCGCCGCCGACTTCCAGTTCCAGGGCTCGCCACCGGCTCATCCGTTGCTTTATCATGAGCAGCTGCTCGTCTCGGCTGAGTTCAGCAACAGCTGCAGCAGCAGCTCCAGCAGCTACTGCGCCTCCCCGATCAGCAGCGGGACTGGTGGTGGCGCTACGCTGATTCAGCGCAGCGTCAGCAGCCATTCGCTCCAGAAGACTTCTTGCGGGACTCACAGGCTAGTCTCCGACTTGCTTGAGTCGGAGACCGGCCCCGTCCGCAGGGTTTACAGCACCGGAGACTTGGATTTGCAG CTGATAAATAATATGAACAATGGAATGCCACAGCAATTGCAATATTGCGGTTACAATAGATCATCATCAGAAACTAGTCCCTTGTCGAGTGAGAGCAGTATGATCATAGAAGGGATGAGCAAAGCCTGTCCATATAATCCtgaggagaagaaagagagaattgAGAG TATGCTTGCCGGAAGACGTTGGCGGACAGCCGGCCACGCATCAGAGGACGATTTGCAAGGAATGATGAAATTGAGAAGAACTCTCCTGTTCAGTGGAGTCACATAA
- the LOC117630216 gene encoding zinc finger protein CO3 isoform X3, translated as MYGHNSTAFPRAADFQFQGSPPAHPLLYHEQLLVSAEFSNSCSSSSSSYCASPISSGTGGGATLIQRSVSSHSLQKTSCGTHRLVSDLLESETGPVRRVYSTGDLDLQQLQYCGYNRSSSETSPLSSESSMIIEGMSKACPYNPEEKKERIERYRNKRNLRNFNKTIKYACRKTLADSRPRIRGRFARNDEIEKNSPVQWSHISGEEDEEDCDSWINLLDAFSSIESNSMI; from the exons ATGTACGGACACAACAGCACCGCATTTCCACGCGCCGCCGACTTCCAGTTCCAGGGCTCGCCACCGGCTCATCCGTTGCTTTATCATGAGCAGCTGCTCGTCTCGGCTGAGTTCAGCAACAGCTGCAGCAGCAGCTCCAGCAGCTACTGCGCCTCCCCGATCAGCAGCGGGACTGGTGGTGGCGCTACGCTGATTCAGCGCAGCGTCAGCAGCCATTCGCTCCAGAAGACTTCTTGCGGGACTCACAGGCTAGTCTCCGACTTGCTTGAGTCGGAGACCGGCCCCGTCCGCAGGGTTTACAGCACCGGAGACTTGGATTTGCAG CAATTGCAATATTGCGGTTACAATAGATCATCATCAGAAACTAGTCCCTTGTCGAGTGAGAGCAGTATGATCATAGAAGGGATGAGCAAAGCCTGTCCATATAATCCtgaggagaagaaagagagaattgAGAGGTATAGAAACAAGCGCAACCTCAGGAACTTCAACAAGACCATTAAG TATGCTTGCCGGAAGACGTTGGCGGACAGCCGGCCACGCATCAGAGGACGATTTGCAAGGAATGATGAAATTGAGAAGAACTCTCCTGTTCAGTGGAGTCACATAAGTGGGGAGGAAGACGAGGAGGACTGCGATAGTTGGATCAACCTTCTGGATGCATTCTCTTCTATTGAATCTAATTCCATGATCTAG